DNA sequence from the bacterium genome:
CCGATGTTGTTTGTCAGGTAGGCCTTGGTTAGTGCGTGTAACCAATCTCGTTGGAGGCACTCCAGGAAAACCGGATAGTCCCAATAACGGCCGGGATATTTATTTACCGCGCGCACTGCTTGCACCACGTCATCCCCGGCCTGCCGTGGGATTTGGTCAGGAGATTCAAATGTTGGGCGATACTTTAGCACATTGGCGCCCACCATCTGCCACCGGTCTGCCCACGTGGCCCAGCCCCAGCAGGCGAAACGGGGCGAGAGGATCACATCGAAGGGATACCTCTGCAGGGCGTCCGGGCCGATGGTGGGATAGCCCCCCACGGAGAAGATTCGGGGTTGATTCCGGTAAACGTCCAACAAGCGCTCCATGGCTTCGCAGAACACTTCTGATGGAAGTACGTCGTCCTCGACCACGATGGCTTGGGGGTATCGTTCGAAAATTTCGTTCAGGCCAGAGACAATATTGCCGGCAGACCCTAGGTTGGTTGGGCGCTCGGTGAGAGTGATGGGTAAGTCCCGGTAGTTGCGAAGGAGATCACGGACTTCGCGCACGCCCGCTTCATCCTCGGGCCGCGCGGGGCCGTCGGAAAAGGCCAGCACCTCTGCAGGCCGAACCGATTGGCACGATAGGGCATCCAGGACCCGTAAGGTCTGCTGGGGGCGGTTGTAGGCAAAGAATATGACGGGTGTGGTCATTAGCTGAAAAAAGGCTGCGTGTTTCTATCGGGCGACAAATAACATGTCGGCGTAGTCGTCGTTAGTATCCAACACTGTCAAAAGACGGTAGTACGGATCAAGTCGGCTTCGGATCAGTTTCTCGTCGCGGACTTCAATCAGGATATGTCCGGGGCGATGCCGCTGAAAATCCAGGCCACCCAGCACTTGAGGTTCATAGCCTTCGACATCGAGGGAAAGCAGATCAATCTGTTTGACGCCATGGGCATCCAGGATAGAACTCAGAGTTCGGGTTGGAACTTCCACGAGGCAGGGTTGTTGGCCCCGTTTCAGGTGTTGTGACGCGACGGTTTCGTGCCGTTGTTCCTCCGCCTTGTCCTGCGCGCCGGGAATCTGGCTCATCAGGCCAAGACACTTGATCGTGATGCTCTTGGGCTCGGCATCAGAAGCCACCAGCGCGCATGACTCGACAATACAGCGAGGACGGTTGACCCGACATCGTGCAGCCAGTTCGGGTACAGGTTCGACCAGAAGGCCTGTCCAGCCCCGGTACCGCTCGAAGTACAGGGTATTGGTCTGGCTGACCCCGTCATTTGCTCCGGCTTCGATAAAGAAGCCTCCGTGCTTTTTCAAATAGGGGGCCAGTTTCAAGTCTAAGCCATTGAGGCCGAACGAATGGCGCAACGGCGGCGGACAGAAACGGGAGCGTATCCACCGTAATGAGTCTGTCATGATCATGTTTGCTCCTTCTCGTTCAAAGTCCAGTCGCCCTGCAACAGTACGGGGGCCCCTTGCCCGAAACCACGCCGGCCGGTGCCATAAAAATCCCCTTCAGCGACTTGCAGGTGCCCAATGCCGTCACGAGGCCAGTCCACTTCGCTCCCTCTCGCGGTGATGCGTGCCCCGAGGCGATAGCGGCCCGCCGCGAATGGCAACTTGTTCAGCCGGAATCTCACTTCGCCACGGGGGGTTTGTAAATCAAACAGGTTTCCCTGATATGACCCGTAGATCACCGTCAGCATTTGGACTCCAGAGGAGTCCTGGATGGAGAGCCCGAAATCCACCTCGCGTAGGGGGACTTTGGCGCGATCACATTCATATGACAGCACGACCACCATCGGGTCGCCGCTGCGGGCGGTTTGGATGGGACGGCCTTCAGAATCCTCCAGATGCCAGGCGGTGAGCTTGACGACCCCGGAGCCACTCCGATCCGTGCGATGGGCCAAATCAACCCGTGCCAACGTCTGGTCAATGACGCCATTGATGTAGTGATGGATCACCTGCCGGGGTTGGCCGTCAGCGGCAACCTTCCCTTCGTGGATCAGCACACAGCGGCTGCACAGATTTTGCACTGCCGCCATGTTGTGGCTAACGAAGAGAATGGTCCGGCCGGTTTTTGCCACTTCTCCCATTTTTCCTAGGCATTTCTGCTGGAACGCCGCATCGCCGACGGCCAACACCTCGTCCACCAAAAGGATTTCCGGCTCCAGATGGGCGGCGACGGCAAATGCCAAACGCACATACATTCCGCTGGAGTAGCGTTTCACCGGGGTGTCAATGAACTGTTCCAGTTCCGAGAAAGCGACGATCTCGTCAAACTTGGCGGCAATCTCGCGTTTTTTCATGCCCAGAATCGTGCCGTTCATATAGACATTCTCGCGCCCCGTCAGATCCGGGTGGAAGCCTGTCCCTACCTCCAGAAGCGAGGCTACACGGCCATTGATAAAGGCTTCGCCGGATGAGGGTTCCGTGATCCGGGTGAGGATTTTCAACAACGTGGACTTGCCTGCTCCATTACGGCCAATGATGCCGATGACACTGCCTTGTTCCACGTCGAACGAAACGTCCTTCAGTGCCCAGAACAGATCGGCGCCTTTGCGTTCGGCCTCGACTTTGCGGGCCTCGGTGGCGGTATGGCCTACCTTGCTGAAGTGTTCATGTGGGTCACGGCCACGCAGTTTGTGCCACCAGTACTGTGCCTCATCCACCAGTGTATGGCGCCCGATGGTGCCAAGGTGATAGCATTTTGAGAGATTTTGAACAGAGATAGCGGTGGTTGTCATATCGTATCCACAAAATTGCGCTGAACGCGATTGAAGACTAATAAACCGCTGGCCAGCAAGATTAGCGTAATGGCCACACTGACGGTTGCGGCTAACAGGGTCACAGTACCGGTGCCGGTGAACATCCAGCGGGCGCTTTCGACCACAAATGATAGGGGATTGACCCAAAGCAGGATTTTCATGGAGGGACGCACCACCAGTGAAGCCGGCCAGACGATGGGGGTGGCATACATCCAGATCTGTGTCAGAAAGGTGAGGGCAAAGCGCAAGTCGCGATATTTTGTCGTCAAGGCCGCCACCCATAATCCGACGCCGAGTCCGATCAGCGCGCATTGGATAACCAGAAGGGGAAACAGGAATAATTCCCAGCGCGGGTGCATGGAGGATGGTGTGAATCCCAGGAAGTAAGCGTAAAACCCGAGAAACATGACGAGATTCAGGACAAAGTGGGCCAGGTTGCTGATCACTCCGGAAAGCGGGATGATCAGCCGGGGGAAATAGACTTTTGACAAGATACTTGTATTAGACACCAGGGAATTTGCGCCCTGGGTCATACAGCCTGAGAAATAATTCCATAACACCGTCCCACTCATGTAGAAAACGATTTTCGGGACCCCGTCCGTGGAGATATTGGCCAACTGCCCGAAAATGACTGTGAACACCAAGGTGGTGATCAGGGGCTGGATGATGAACCACAGCGGCCCTAAAATGGTTTGCTTATAGATGGCGGTCAGATCCCGGACGGTCAACATCCAGAGCAGGTCGCGGTATTCCACGATCTCTTTCCAGTTGATTTTCCACCAGGGCTGATTGGCTTTGATATGAGTTCTATGCACGGTTGTTAAGTTGTAATGTTGTTAAGTTGCTTAACCTGTGGGCAGACTTCGTCCCTGTAAATTATGCGGCACTTACGCCGGGCCTGCCGTCGCAGGCAATACTCAAAAAAATCAACTCACTCGCGTCAACAGTTTGACCAGCGGATTCTCCAGGACCGACATGGCGGTATCCCGGAGTTTTCGGGCGCGTTTGACGCGGCCCAAGATGAACTCTGCTTCTGATTCCGGTGCTCCGGTTTTCAATTCTGATTCGGCCTGCTGAAGTTCTGTCGCCAATAGGCTCATTTTATTGCGGACCATCATAAGGAGGCCCTGATGAAGGGCGCTGGCGATGTCGTCGGCGGTCCGGTAATAGGTCTTGCGGTCCCCTGATTTCCAGGAACGGCGCAGGAGGCCGAGGCTTTCCAACTGGCGCGCGGCAATGCTGACCGCCGCCTTGCTCAGTTCCAGCTCTTTTGCCAGATCCTCCAGCGACTGTTCAGCGGGAGTGAGATAGAGATGGACGAGCAGCTGCCCAACAATACGGCCCAACCCGAGGTCCTGGGCGGTTCGTCCCCCTACCTCCGTTAGCCGCTTCCTTACTTGTGCCGTCGATTCGCTCATAAAAAGTGCTGAGTGTTTACAAAACTGTTAACGCACAAAATACAAGAAACAGAAGGAGGTGTCAAGGAGGGTTTGGGAATGGGGCAGGGAAGACGCATCTAAATATTCAGTAGAATCAAGATAATCAGACAGAATTTCCAGATGTGGGTGCATCCCTGTGTTTTGACTCTCGCTGTGGGGCGGATGTCCCCATCCGCCTAGTTGCCAGGTGGATCCTCCGACAGGCGGCTGGGGACATCCGCCCCACAACTCAGAGATGCACTCAACCCTTGCTTCACTCTTTATTTTTTTTTGTTCATTCTATCAAATTCCATTTATTTTAAACGCAATATGGTGATTTTAGATGCGTCTGCCCTAGGGAAACCGACAGGGAAGTCCCATCAAATGATCAAGACAACGCCGGATCATGAGGCCTTCTTGACTACATCCTGGATGACCAATCCCGCCAAGGTGAAGCCAAATACCGCCGTCACATGCACCGCCGTCCCATTGACCTGAGTCTT
Encoded proteins:
- a CDS encoding ABC transporter permease, coding for MHRTHIKANQPWWKINWKEIVEYRDLLWMLTVRDLTAIYKQTILGPLWFIIQPLITTLVFTVIFGQLANISTDGVPKIVFYMSGTVLWNYFSGCMTQGANSLVSNTSILSKVYFPRLIIPLSGVISNLAHFVLNLVMFLGFYAYFLGFTPSSMHPRWELFLFPLLVIQCALIGLGVGLWVAALTTKYRDLRFALTFLTQIWMYATPIVWPASLVVRPSMKILLWVNPLSFVVESARWMFTGTGTVTLLAATVSVAITLILLASGLLVFNRVQRNFVDTI
- a CDS encoding ABC transporter ATP-binding protein yields the protein MTTTAISVQNLSKCYHLGTIGRHTLVDEAQYWWHKLRGRDPHEHFSKVGHTATEARKVEAERKGADLFWALKDVSFDVEQGSVIGIIGRNGAGKSTLLKILTRITEPSSGEAFINGRVASLLEVGTGFHPDLTGRENVYMNGTILGMKKREIAAKFDEIVAFSELEQFIDTPVKRYSSGMYVRLAFAVAAHLEPEILLVDEVLAVGDAAFQQKCLGKMGEVAKTGRTILFVSHNMAAVQNLCSRCVLIHEGKVAADGQPRQVIHHYINGVIDQTLARVDLAHRTDRSGSGVVKLTAWHLEDSEGRPIQTARSGDPMVVVLSYECDRAKVPLREVDFGLSIQDSSGVQMLTVIYGSYQGNLFDLQTPRGEVRFRLNKLPFAAGRYRLGARITARGSEVDWPRDGIGHLQVAEGDFYGTGRRGFGQGAPVLLQGDWTLNEKEQT
- a CDS encoding FkbM family methyltransferase; translation: MTDSLRWIRSRFCPPPLRHSFGLNGLDLKLAPYLKKHGGFFIEAGANDGVSQTNTLYFERYRGWTGLLVEPVPELAARCRVNRPRCIVESCALVASDAEPKSITIKCLGLMSQIPGAQDKAEEQRHETVASQHLKRGQQPCLVEVPTRTLSSILDAHGVKQIDLLSLDVEGYEPQVLGGLDFQRHRPGHILIEVRDEKLIRSRLDPYYRLLTVLDTNDDYADMLFVAR
- a CDS encoding MarR family transcriptional regulator, coding for MSESTAQVRKRLTEVGGRTAQDLGLGRIVGQLLVHLYLTPAEQSLEDLAKELELSKAAVSIAARQLESLGLLRRSWKSGDRKTYYRTADDIASALHQGLLMMVRNKMSLLATELQQAESELKTGAPESEAEFILGRVKRARKLRDTAMSVLENPLVKLLTRVS